In Streptomyces sp. NBC_00448, the following are encoded in one genomic region:
- a CDS encoding Stp1/IreP family PP2C-type Ser/Thr phosphatase, whose amino-acid sequence MYPEPTGEVRMSLSLRFAAGSHKGMIREGNEDSGYAGPRLLAIADGMGGQAAGEVASSEVISSIVTLDDDIPGSDILTSLGTAVQRANDQLLHMVEEDPQLEGMGTTLTALLWTGQRLGLVHVGDSRAYLLRDGVLTQITQDHTWVQRLVDEGRITEEEATTHPQRSLLMRALGSGERVEPDLSIREVRVGDRYLICSDGLSGVVSHQTMEDTLGGYQAPHETVQELIQLALRGGGPDNITCIVADVLDTDDGDTQAAQLNDTPVVVGAVAEHQSQPNDPRHLDTPAGRASELGRAPHQAGPSGAFGPPGSGDPVPGAPLGAFGGYDEADLDKPAGRKWPKRSLITLVVLAVVAGGLYAAYSWTQTQYYVGAKGDHVAVYQGIDQKLVGLSLSKVHHDRADIPLKYLPSYQRKQVQDTIATSSLGQANDKADELAQQAGVCKKVADAQSVADKAKNAAKNAENSVGSGGAAGNSEGKQQGGKKVTTTPTPAPGPTLTPDEKKLAGQCSTDQQ is encoded by the coding sequence ATGTACCCGGAACCGACGGGGGAGGTACGCATGTCATTGAGCCTGCGTTTCGCCGCCGGTTCACACAAGGGCATGATCCGCGAGGGGAACGAGGACTCCGGCTACGCCGGCCCCCGTCTGCTCGCGATCGCCGACGGCATGGGCGGCCAGGCCGCCGGCGAGGTCGCCTCCTCCGAGGTGATCTCCTCCATCGTCACGCTCGACGACGACATCCCCGGCTCGGACATCCTCACCTCCCTCGGCACCGCCGTGCAGCGGGCCAACGACCAGTTGCTGCACATGGTCGAGGAGGACCCGCAGCTGGAGGGCATGGGCACCACGCTCACCGCCCTGCTGTGGACCGGGCAGCGGCTCGGCCTGGTGCATGTCGGCGACTCCCGCGCGTACCTGCTGCGGGACGGCGTCCTCACCCAGATCACCCAGGACCACACCTGGGTGCAGCGGCTGGTGGACGAGGGCCGGATCACCGAGGAAGAGGCCACCACCCACCCGCAGCGCTCGTTGCTGATGCGCGCGCTCGGCAGCGGCGAGCGGGTCGAACCCGACCTGTCCATCCGCGAGGTGCGGGTCGGCGACCGCTACCTGATCTGCTCGGACGGCCTGTCCGGGGTGGTCAGCCATCAGACGATGGAGGACACCCTCGGCGGCTACCAGGCCCCGCACGAGACCGTGCAGGAGCTGATCCAGCTCGCCCTGCGCGGCGGCGGCCCCGACAACATCACCTGCATCGTCGCGGACGTGCTGGACACCGACGACGGCGACACCCAGGCCGCACAGCTCAACGACACCCCGGTGGTGGTCGGCGCGGTCGCCGAACACCAGTCGCAGCCCAACGACCCGCGGCATCTGGACACCCCGGCCGGCCGCGCCTCCGAGCTGGGCCGCGCCCCGCACCAGGCCGGCCCGTCCGGCGCGTTCGGGCCGCCCGGCAGCGGCGACCCGGTGCCCGGCGCCCCGCTCGGCGCCTTCGGCGGCTACGACGAGGCCGACCTCGACAAGCCCGCCGGGCGCAAGTGGCCCAAGCGCAGCCTGATCACCCTGGTGGTGCTGGCCGTGGTGGCCGGCGGCCTGTACGCGGCGTACTCCTGGACCCAGACCCAGTACTACGTGGGCGCCAAGGGCGACCACGTCGCGGTCTACCAGGGCATCGACCAGAAGCTCGTCGGGCTCAGCCTGTCCAAGGTGCACCACGACCGCGCGGACATCCCGCTGAAGTACCTGCCGTCGTACCAGCGCAAGCAGGTGCAGGACACCATCGCCACCAGCAGCCTCGGGCAGGCGAACGACAAGGCAGACGAACTCGCCCAGCAGGCGGGGGTGTGCAAGAAGGTCGCCGACGCCCAGAGCGTGGCCGACAAGGCGAAGAACGCCGCGAAGAACGCGGAGAACTCGGTCGGCTCCGGCGGTGCCGCCGGCAACTCCGAAGGCAAGCAGCAGGGCGGGAAGAAGGTCACCACCACCCCGACCCCCGCTCCCGGTCCGACGCTGACGCCCGACGAGAAGAAGCTGGCCGGGCAGTGCAGCACGGACCAGCAGTAG
- a CDS encoding DUF3662 and FHA domain-containing protein yields the protein MGVLKRFEQRLEGMVNGTFAKVFKSEVQPVEIAGALQRECDNNATIWNRDRTVVPNDFIVELSAPDYERLSPYAVQLGDELAGMVKDYAKQQRYTFMGTIKVHLERADDLDTGLYRVRSRTLASSESQHAQAPQGHQPPAGRPQPSYQQQPAPQPYPPNQQRPARPAPDRHGPPQRPAGPPPMPAAPPPGGAAPVTRLPGTGVPAGSPAAATRRWVEINGTRHQISRATLVLGRSTEADVRVDDPGVSRKHCEIRVGTPSVVQDLGSTNGIVVDGQHTQRATLRDGSRIVVGSTTIVYRQAEG from the coding sequence GTGGGTGTGCTGAAGCGTTTCGAGCAGCGACTTGAGGGCATGGTAAACGGCACCTTCGCCAAGGTCTTCAAGAGCGAGGTGCAGCCCGTGGAGATCGCGGGTGCGCTGCAGCGTGAGTGCGACAACAACGCGACGATCTGGAACCGCGACCGCACCGTGGTGCCCAACGACTTCATCGTCGAACTGAGCGCCCCCGACTACGAACGGCTGAGCCCGTACGCGGTCCAACTCGGCGACGAGCTCGCCGGGATGGTCAAGGACTACGCCAAGCAGCAGCGCTACACGTTCATGGGCACCATCAAGGTGCACCTGGAGCGGGCCGACGACCTGGACACCGGGCTGTACCGGGTGCGCAGCCGCACCCTGGCCTCCAGCGAGTCCCAGCACGCGCAGGCGCCGCAGGGCCACCAGCCGCCCGCCGGCCGGCCGCAGCCGTCGTACCAGCAGCAGCCCGCCCCGCAGCCGTACCCGCCGAACCAGCAGCGGCCGGCCCGGCCCGCGCCCGACCGGCACGGCCCGCCGCAGCGCCCGGCCGGCCCGCCGCCGATGCCCGCCGCGCCGCCGCCCGGCGGCGCCGCCCCGGTGACCCGGCTGCCCGGCACCGGCGTACCGGCCGGCTCCCCCGCGGCCGCCACCCGGCGCTGGGTGGAGATCAACGGCACCCGCCACCAGATCTCCCGCGCCACCCTCGTGCTCGGCCGTTCCACCGAGGCCGACGTGCGCGTGGACGACCCGGGCGTATCGCGCAAGCACTGCGAAATCCGGGTCGGCACCCCCTCCGTCGTACAGGACCTCGGGTCGACAAACGGCATCGTGGTGGACGGACAGCACACCCAGCGCGCTACGCTCCGCGACGGCTCCCGCATTGTCGTGGGGAGCACCACCATCGTGTACAGGCAAGCCGAAGGGTGA
- a CDS encoding TerD family protein — MGVSLSKGGNVSLTKEAPGLTAVTVGLGWDVRTTTGSDFDLDASALLLDASGKVVSDKHFVFFNNLKSPDGSVEHTGDNLTGEGEGDDESIKVNLATVPAEVDKVVFPVSIYEGETRQQSFGQVRNAFIRVINQAGGAEIARYDLTEDASTETAMVFGELYRNGAEWKFRAVGQGYASGLRGIAQDFGVNL, encoded by the coding sequence ATGGGTGTCAGCCTCTCCAAGGGCGGCAATGTCTCGCTGACGAAGGAGGCCCCCGGACTCACGGCGGTCACCGTCGGCCTGGGGTGGGACGTAAGGACCACCACCGGCAGCGACTTCGACCTCGACGCGAGTGCGCTGCTGCTCGACGCCTCCGGCAAGGTCGTGTCGGACAAGCACTTCGTCTTCTTCAACAACCTCAAGAGCCCGGACGGCTCCGTCGAGCACACCGGCGACAACCTCACCGGTGAGGGCGAGGGCGACGACGAGTCGATCAAGGTCAATCTCGCCACCGTGCCGGCCGAGGTGGACAAGGTCGTCTTCCCGGTCTCGATCTACGAGGGCGAGACCCGGCAGCAGAGCTTCGGCCAGGTGCGCAACGCGTTCATCCGCGTGATCAACCAGGCGGGCGGCGCGGAGATCGCCCGCTACGACCTCACCGAGGACGCCTCCACCGAGACCGCGATGGTCTTCGGTGAGCTGTACCGGAACGGTGCGGAGTGGAAGTTCCGCGCGGTGGGCCAGGGGTACGCCTCGGGCCTGCGCGGCATCGCCCAGGACTTCGGCGTCAACCTCTGA
- a CDS encoding SpoIIE family protein phosphatase, translating into MDEITGHPDATEPDHHTDRSDRTEPLPGPGTAVPAIRPAPLPSARTAASVPVPAPTPVPAPVTAPAPTPVPAPATAPVAAPITAAAPVTPGLAALLRLAVLCVDPDGRISYWNRGAEELFGHRWEHVFGHRAAGLLSTTRPAAGHTDKRPAAARQDTLELLDDLTVSSWAGALAATDRDGTVKDVLWWTYRLVEPGGRSMLAIATHAKPLRTGGLRIALGGRLLPYGAEGPQRQDIAVAAVLAPSADPAVGQALAGRLADVLPGASPGRLDRIVRQIAALGHPALDVEDGARLPVVPHERARLAAAARAETAVRRELLPGDHRAGAAPHPAGPTTSGTATGAGDLSSASALTAVPLPSLTSYASYPLSTVGAPADDGAPTDTAVPGGPAVPGRPAGPGRPEGAAGPTDTSVPSDHRTGDQTADPAGTARPDLLRPDLARPDPTAAIPHPAGNALDEQLALLRAAGSIVGSTLDLDTTARELCSVTVPRFADLASVLVVDQLFSDAEPPKDDRPSDTVLVRRVATALPGPPGAWETAIPEGELIALPAGDMVPRLGDPVLVPVVDPALSPDIALDFGVPALGPLMAGHSLIVAPLTARGTVLGRVYFLRGPGRRPFDARDAATAGEVVARGAVHIDNARLHRQESRAAATLQRSMMPTRPPRIPGVRIAHHYMPGDRQAQVGGDWFDAIQLPGGRVALIVGDVMGHGLQAAAVMGQFRTAVITMAGLDLPPAQLLRHLDNLAHRLGTEHLATCVYAVYDPIHRTLTLANAGHIPPVLAGSDGHGELLRIPGGAPIGVGGVPFETVEIPAPDGSWLVLCTDGLVEVRGQGIDAGLAALCANVIEPQQSPEEVCAQILARVHSDDRRDDVALLVARFEGVAPRDVVRWTLLIDYTEVARARELTRRQLAEWGLEHLGDVAELLVSELVTNAIKAASYEVELRLMRVGKLLVEVSDDNHNLPQLRRAEADDVRGRGLALVSNLSRRWGTSRKAVGKVVWFELPLPS; encoded by the coding sequence TTGGACGAGATCACCGGGCATCCCGATGCCACCGAGCCGGACCATCACACCGACCGCTCCGACCGCACCGAGCCCTTGCCGGGCCCCGGCACAGCGGTGCCCGCGATACGGCCCGCGCCGCTGCCGTCCGCCCGCACGGCCGCGTCCGTACCCGTGCCCGCACCCACGCCCGTCCCGGCACCGGTGACCGCCCCCGCACCCACGCCCGTCCCAGCACCGGCGACCGCGCCCGTCGCCGCGCCGATCACCGCGGCCGCACCGGTCACCCCGGGTCTGGCCGCCCTGCTGCGGCTCGCCGTGCTCTGCGTGGACCCCGACGGCCGGATCTCGTACTGGAACCGCGGTGCCGAGGAGCTGTTCGGCCACCGCTGGGAGCACGTCTTCGGCCACCGCGCGGCCGGTCTGCTGAGCACGACCCGCCCGGCCGCCGGGCATACGGACAAGCGTCCCGCCGCGGCCCGCCAGGACACCCTGGAACTGCTGGACGACCTCACCGTCTCCTCCTGGGCCGGGGCGCTGGCCGCCACCGACCGCGACGGCACCGTGAAGGACGTCCTGTGGTGGACGTACCGGCTGGTGGAGCCGGGCGGCCGGAGCATGCTCGCCATCGCCACCCATGCCAAGCCGCTGCGCACCGGCGGGCTGCGGATCGCGCTCGGCGGGCGACTGCTGCCGTACGGCGCGGAGGGTCCGCAGCGCCAGGACATCGCGGTCGCCGCCGTGCTGGCGCCGAGCGCCGATCCGGCCGTGGGCCAGGCGCTCGCCGGGCGGCTCGCCGACGTGCTGCCGGGCGCCAGCCCGGGTCGGCTGGACCGGATCGTCCGGCAGATCGCGGCCCTCGGCCACCCCGCGCTCGACGTCGAGGACGGCGCCCGGCTGCCGGTGGTGCCGCACGAACGCGCCCGGCTCGCCGCGGCCGCCCGCGCCGAGACCGCGGTACGCAGGGAACTGCTGCCGGGCGACCACCGGGCGGGCGCCGCGCCGCACCCGGCCGGGCCCACCACCAGCGGTACGGCCACGGGGGCCGGCGACCTGTCCAGCGCGTCGGCGCTGACTGCGGTGCCGCTGCCGTCCCTCACGTCGTACGCGTCCTACCCGCTGTCCACGGTCGGGGCGCCGGCGGACGACGGCGCCCCGACGGACACGGCAGTACCGGGAGGACCGGCAGTACCGGGAAGACCGGCAGGACCGGGAAGACCGGAAGGCGCGGCTGGACCGACGGACACATCCGTACCGTCCGATCATCGGACCGGAGACCAAACCGCCGACCCCGCCGGCACCGCCCGCCCCGACCTGCTCCGCCCCGACCTCGCCCGCCCCGACCCCACCGCCGCGATCCCCCACCCCGCCGGCAACGCCCTCGACGAGCAACTCGCCCTGCTCCGGGCCGCCGGCTCGATCGTCGGCTCCACCCTCGACCTGGACACCACCGCACGCGAACTCTGCTCCGTCACCGTGCCGCGCTTCGCGGACCTCGCCTCGGTGCTCGTGGTCGACCAGCTCTTCTCCGACGCCGAACCGCCCAAGGACGACCGCCCGTCCGACACCGTGCTCGTCCGCCGGGTCGCCACCGCCCTGCCCGGGCCGCCCGGCGCCTGGGAGACGGCGATCCCCGAAGGCGAGTTGATCGCGCTGCCCGCCGGCGACATGGTGCCCCGGCTCGGCGACCCCGTCCTGGTGCCCGTGGTCGACCCCGCGCTCTCCCCGGACATCGCACTCGACTTCGGGGTTCCGGCGCTCGGCCCGCTGATGGCCGGCCATTCCCTGATCGTGGCGCCGCTGACCGCCCGCGGCACCGTGCTCGGCCGGGTCTACTTCCTGCGCGGGCCGGGCCGCCGCCCCTTCGACGCCCGGGACGCGGCCACCGCCGGCGAGGTGGTCGCGCGCGGCGCCGTGCACATCGACAACGCCCGGCTGCACCGCCAGGAGTCGCGCGCCGCCGCCACCCTGCAGCGCTCGATGATGCCGACCCGGCCGCCCCGCATCCCCGGCGTGCGCATCGCGCACCACTACATGCCGGGGGACCGGCAGGCGCAGGTCGGCGGCGACTGGTTCGACGCGATCCAGCTGCCCGGCGGCCGGGTGGCCCTGATTGTCGGCGACGTGATGGGCCACGGACTGCAGGCGGCCGCCGTGATGGGCCAGTTCCGTACCGCCGTGATCACCATGGCCGGACTCGACCTGCCGCCCGCGCAGCTGCTGCGCCACCTCGACAACCTCGCCCACCGCCTGGGCACCGAACACCTCGCCACCTGCGTCTACGCGGTGTACGACCCGATCCACCGCACCCTCACCCTCGCCAACGCCGGCCACATCCCGCCGGTGCTGGCCGGCTCCGACGGCCACGGCGAACTGCTGCGCATCCCCGGCGGAGCGCCCATCGGGGTGGGCGGGGTGCCGTTCGAGACCGTGGAGATCCCGGCGCCGGACGGCAGTTGGCTGGTGCTGTGCACGGACGGGCTGGTCGAGGTGCGCGGGCAGGGCATCGACGCCGGGCTCGCGGCCCTGTGCGCCAACGTGATCGAGCCGCAGCAGTCCCCCGAGGAGGTGTGCGCGCAGATACTCGCCCGGGTGCACTCCGACGACCGCAGGGACGACGTGGCCCTGCTCGTCGCCCGCTTCGAGGGCGTCGCCCCGCGCGACGTGGTCCGCTGGACCCTGCTGATCGACTACACCGAGGTGGCCAGGGCCCGCGAGCTGACCCGCCGCCAACTCGCCGAGTGGGGCCTGGAGCACCTCGGCGACGTGGCGGAACTGCTGGTCAGCGAGCTGGTGACCAATGCGATCAAGGCCGCCTCCTACGAGGTCGAGCTGCGCCTGATGCGGGTCGGCAAGCTGCTGGTCGAGGTGAGCGACGACAACCACAACCTGCCGCAACTGCGCCGCGCCGAGGCGGACGACGTGCGGGGGCGCGGGCTGGCGCTGGTCTCGAACCTGTCGCGTCGCTGGGGGACCAGCCGGAAGGCGGTCGGCAAGGTGGTGTGGTTCGAGCTGCCGCTGCCCTCCTGA
- a CDS encoding FHA domain-containing protein FhaB/FipA, whose protein sequence is MSELTLTVMRLGFLAVLWLFVIVAVQVIRSDLFGTRVTQRGARRADDRSRPPQQRQQQVQQPRQQPQNNRQRRGAPTKLVVAEGSLAGTTVALQGQTITLGRAHDSTIVLDDDYASSRHARIYPDTDGQWIVEDLGSTNGTYLDRNRLTTPTPVPLGAPIRIGKTVIELRK, encoded by the coding sequence ATGTCAGAGCTGACCCTGACGGTCATGCGGTTGGGTTTCCTCGCCGTGCTGTGGCTGTTCGTCATCGTCGCGGTCCAGGTCATCCGGAGCGACCTGTTCGGGACCCGGGTGACCCAGCGCGGCGCGCGCCGGGCCGACGACCGGTCCCGCCCGCCGCAGCAGCGCCAGCAGCAGGTGCAGCAGCCCCGCCAGCAGCCGCAGAACAACCGCCAGCGACGCGGCGCCCCCACCAAACTGGTGGTCGCCGAGGGTTCGCTGGCCGGCACCACAGTGGCACTCCAGGGCCAGACCATCACCCTGGGCCGAGCGCATGACTCGACGATTGTGCTCGATGACGACTACGCGTCCAGCAGGCATGCCAGGATCTACCCGGACACCGACGGCCAGTGGATCGTCGAGGACCTGGGTTCCACCAACGGCACCTATCTGGACCGTAACCGGTTGACCACGCCCACCCCGGTCCCGCTGGGCGCGCCGATCCGCATCGGCAAGACCGTCATCGAGCTGCGGAAGTAG
- a CDS encoding MarR family winged helix-turn-helix transcriptional regulator, which yields MARQSKTPGEPSPSEAGPVWLRQSIAPKLRLVAKESRTFFEEELSKSGATFATWTTLATLKLEGPMIQRALAKFLSIEGPTLSRHLEAMERRGLVVRNREGSDRRAATVALTPEGERMCTAIETVALKSQEQMLAGLSADDIELLGTLLDRVLANVTSR from the coding sequence GTGGCGAGGCAGTCGAAGACGCCGGGCGAACCCTCGCCGTCGGAGGCCGGGCCGGTGTGGCTGCGTCAGAGCATCGCCCCCAAGTTGAGGCTGGTCGCCAAGGAGAGCCGCACCTTCTTCGAGGAGGAGCTGAGCAAGTCGGGGGCCACCTTCGCCACCTGGACGACGCTCGCCACCCTCAAGCTGGAGGGCCCGATGATCCAGCGGGCGCTGGCGAAGTTCCTCAGCATCGAAGGGCCGACCCTCTCCCGGCACCTGGAGGCGATGGAGCGGCGCGGCCTGGTCGTCAGGAACCGTGAGGGCAGCGACCGCAGGGCGGCCACCGTGGCGTTGACGCCCGAGGGCGAGCGGATGTGCACGGCGATCGAGACGGTCGCCCTCAAGAGCCAGGAGCAGATGTTGGCGGGCCTGAGCGCTGACGACATCGAACTGCTCGGCACGCTGCTGGACCGGGTCCTGGCCAACGTGACCTCGCGCTGA
- a CDS encoding FtsW/RodA/SpoVE family cell cycle protein yields the protein MSASNTTTITSIGAPNRRNTELAMLLFAVAIPVFAYADAGLAKHGSVPASLAEYGLGLGCIAGIAHLLVRKFAPYADPLMLPIATLLNGLGLVLIWRLDQEPSITTAQLGGPMAPKQLMWSALGVALFAIVLVFLKDHRILQRYTYISMIVALALLIAPIFFPAVYGARIWITIPGVGSLQPGEFAKIVIAVFFAGYLMVKRDALALASRRFMGLYLPRGRDLGPILVIWALSLMILVFETDLGTSLLFFGLFVIMLYVATERTSWIVFGLLLSAGGAVVVGSTEAHVKVRVQEWLHPLALQNGGVTETAQSRYAFGSGGLFGSGLGEGYSRLIGGIAPKSDYILATVGEELGLAGVMAILLLYGLLIERGLRTALAARDPFGKLLAVGLSGGFALQVFVVAGGVTGLIPLTGMTMPFLAQGGSSVIANWALVALLLRISDTARRPAPSPAPSPDAEATQVVRSQ from the coding sequence ATGAGCGCCAGCAACACCACGACGATCACGTCGATCGGCGCGCCCAACCGCCGCAACACCGAACTGGCCATGCTGCTCTTCGCAGTGGCGATCCCCGTCTTCGCCTACGCCGACGCCGGGCTCGCCAAGCACGGCTCGGTGCCCGCGAGCCTGGCGGAGTACGGCCTCGGCCTGGGCTGCATCGCGGGCATAGCGCACCTGCTCGTGCGGAAGTTCGCGCCCTACGCCGACCCGCTGATGCTGCCGATCGCGACCCTCCTCAACGGCCTCGGCCTGGTACTCATCTGGCGGCTGGATCAGGAACCCTCCATCACCACCGCCCAACTCGGCGGCCCGATGGCCCCCAAGCAGCTGATGTGGTCGGCGCTGGGAGTGGCGCTCTTCGCCATCGTCCTGGTCTTCCTCAAGGACCACCGCATCCTGCAGCGGTACACCTACATCTCGATGATCGTCGCGCTCGCCCTGCTGATCGCGCCGATCTTCTTCCCGGCGGTCTACGGCGCCCGGATCTGGATCACCATCCCCGGCGTCGGCTCGCTCCAGCCGGGCGAGTTCGCCAAGATCGTGATCGCGGTCTTCTTCGCCGGCTACCTGATGGTCAAGCGCGACGCCCTCGCGCTCGCCTCCCGCCGCTTCATGGGCCTGTACCTGCCGCGCGGCCGCGACCTCGGTCCGATCCTGGTGATCTGGGCGCTCAGCCTGATGATCCTGGTCTTCGAGACCGACCTGGGCACCTCGCTGCTCTTCTTCGGCCTCTTCGTGATCATGCTCTACGTGGCCACCGAGCGGACCAGCTGGATCGTCTTCGGCCTGCTGCTCAGCGCGGGCGGCGCCGTCGTGGTCGGCTCCACCGAGGCGCACGTCAAGGTCCGCGTCCAGGAGTGGCTGCACCCGCTCGCCCTCCAGAACGGCGGCGTCACCGAGACCGCCCAGTCCCGTTACGCCTTCGGCTCCGGCGGCCTGTTCGGCTCCGGCCTCGGCGAGGGCTACAGCCGGCTGATCGGCGGCATCGCCCCGAAGAGCGACTACATCCTCGCCACCGTCGGCGAGGAACTGGGCCTGGCCGGCGTGATGGCCATCCTGCTGCTGTACGGGCTGCTGATCGAGCGCGGCCTGCGCACCGCGCTGGCCGCCCGCGACCCGTTCGGCAAGCTGCTCGCGGTCGGCCTGTCCGGCGGCTTCGCGCTCCAGGTCTTCGTGGTCGCCGGCGGCGTCACCGGGCTCATCCCGCTGACCGGTATGACCATGCCGTTCCTCGCCCAGGGCGGCTCCTCGGTGATCGCCAACTGGGCGCTGGTCGCGCTGCTGCTGAGAATCAGCGACACCGCCCGGCGCCCGGCGCCGAGCCCAGCCCCCTCTCCCGATGCCGAAGCGACCCAGGTGGTGCGCAGCCAGTGA
- a CDS encoding FMN-dependent NADH-azoreductase, which produces MATLLHIDSSVFQDSSISREVTATFRKEWEAQHPGGTVVYRDLAAHPLPHLTADGVIGTNVPAESRTPEQAAAAALRAELADELEHADAILIGTPMYNFTIPSSLKAWLDQVIMVGRTAGEGGSVAGKPTTVVAARGGGYGPGTPRESYEFLTTYLEKVLTGMLSLDVDFIIPELTLARVNPAMASLIDAADASRAKAHEDATEKAKALAARFAA; this is translated from the coding sequence ATGGCCACTCTGCTGCACATCGACTCGTCCGTCTTCCAGGACTCCTCCATATCCCGCGAGGTCACCGCGACCTTCCGCAAGGAGTGGGAGGCTCAGCACCCCGGCGGCACCGTCGTCTACCGCGACCTCGCCGCCCACCCGCTTCCGCACCTGACCGCCGACGGCGTCATCGGCACCAACGTCCCGGCCGAGTCGCGCACCCCCGAGCAGGCCGCCGCGGCCGCGCTGCGCGCCGAACTCGCCGACGAGCTGGAGCACGCGGACGCGATCCTCATCGGCACCCCGATGTACAACTTCACGATCCCGTCCAGCCTCAAGGCGTGGCTGGACCAGGTGATCATGGTCGGCAGGACCGCGGGCGAGGGCGGCTCGGTGGCCGGCAAGCCCACCACGGTGGTGGCCGCGCGCGGTGGCGGCTACGGGCCGGGCACGCCGCGCGAGAGCTACGAGTTCCTGACCACGTACCTGGAGAAGGTGCTGACCGGGATGCTCTCGCTGGACGTCGATTTCATCATCCCCGAGCTGACCCTGGCCCGGGTCAACCCGGCGATGGCCTCGCTCATCGACGCGGCCGACGCCTCGCGGGCCAAGGCGCACGAGGACGCGACGGAGAAGGCGAAGGCGCTCGCCGCGCGCTTCGCGGCGTAG
- a CDS encoding MarR family winged helix-turn-helix transcriptional regulator encodes MSAAATPARPAEAVASLETIQRELTAFARRARATAARMHPELSLVAYTILAHLEEQQGCRATDLAAHYLLDKSTVSRQVAALERDGFLERRTDPTDHRVQVLHLAPHGVETLAAARVRRQETFKERLSAWDPADLARFADYLVRYNEDAATQS; translated from the coding sequence ATGTCAGCAGCAGCGACCCCCGCCCGGCCGGCCGAGGCCGTCGCGTCGCTGGAGACCATCCAGCGCGAGCTGACCGCGTTCGCCCGGCGGGCGCGCGCCACCGCCGCACGCATGCACCCCGAACTGTCCCTGGTGGCGTACACCATCCTCGCGCACCTGGAGGAGCAGCAGGGCTGCCGGGCGACCGACCTCGCCGCGCACTACCTGCTGGACAAGTCGACGGTCAGCCGCCAGGTGGCGGCCCTGGAGCGGGACGGCTTCCTGGAACGGCGGACCGACCCGACCGACCACCGGGTCCAGGTGCTGCACCTCGCACCGCACGGCGTGGAGACCCTGGCGGCGGCACGGGTACGGCGGCAGGAGACGTTCAAGGAGCGCCTGTCGGCGTGGGACCCGGCGGACCTGGCCCGGTTCGCCGACTACCTGGTGCGTTACAACGAGGACGCGGCGACGCAGTCGTAG
- a CDS encoding winged helix-turn-helix transcriptional regulator: MERGQQVRPGTPCRGVDVALTRVFELFGKRWTGLIVAVLTHRPAYFAEIRRAIPRISERMLSDRLTELADAGLVVREVDPGPPLRVSYGLTEAGLAIRPALGELTRWAEKYLPDVPCTEPDPVAADAVDGAGAVGTVADSGECAAG, encoded by the coding sequence ATGGAACGGGGACAGCAAGTGCGCCCGGGTACTCCCTGTCGGGGCGTGGATGTGGCCCTGACCAGGGTTTTCGAGCTGTTCGGCAAGCGATGGACCGGCTTGATCGTGGCCGTGCTCACACACCGCCCCGCGTACTTCGCCGAGATCCGCCGTGCCATTCCCCGGATCAGCGAGCGCATGCTCTCCGACCGGTTGACCGAACTCGCCGACGCGGGCCTGGTGGTCCGGGAAGTCGATCCGGGTCCGCCGCTGCGGGTCAGCTACGGGCTGACCGAGGCGGGGTTGGCCATCCGCCCGGCGCTGGGCGAGCTGACCCGGTGGGCCGAGAAGTACCTGCCGGACGTGCCCTGCACCGAGCCGGACCCGGTCGCCGCGGATGCGGTGGACGGGGCGGGCGCCGTGGGCACGGTGGCGGACTCGGGCGAGTGCGCCGCGGGGTGA
- a CDS encoding nitroreductase/quinone reductase family protein, which translates to MSATATARPAVSPFLKFGNRMMEVFHAIGLPVGPMYLLRVKGRVSGREFTNPVAPVKVGGEQYLLQAFPQSDWVKNVRAAGEGTLVRGRRARHVTLVEVPEQERAAIVREFPTQVPMGAGIFVKNGVVADRSPESFARAAPQIPVFRVVPVR; encoded by the coding sequence ATGTCAGCCACAGCCACTGCCAGGCCGGCGGTGTCCCCGTTCCTGAAGTTCGGCAACCGGATGATGGAGGTCTTCCACGCCATCGGACTGCCGGTCGGCCCGATGTACCTGCTGCGGGTCAAGGGCCGGGTCTCGGGACGGGAGTTCACCAATCCCGTCGCACCGGTGAAGGTCGGCGGCGAGCAGTACCTCCTCCAGGCGTTCCCGCAGTCCGACTGGGTGAAGAACGTCCGCGCCGCGGGCGAGGGGACGCTGGTGCGCGGACGCCGGGCGCGGCACGTCACGCTCGTCGAGGTGCCCGAGCAGGAGCGTGCGGCGATCGTTCGGGAGTTCCCCACCCAGGTGCCGATGGGCGCCGGGATCTTCGTGAAGAACGGTGTCGTGGCCGACAGGAGCCCGGAGAGCTTCGCGCGCGCGGCCCCGCAGATCCCGGTCTTCAGGGTCGTCCCGGTGCGCTGA